In Nostoc edaphicum CCNP1411, the sequence TCGTGTATAGTCTGTAGCTTTGACAATGGAAGGATTGAGCAAAGGTGTACTTCATTTACTAACAATATTTGTATTTTTATATACGTGTATTAACTACTTGCTTACGTATACCTCTAAAGATTTTTTAATACTGTTTTATTTTGCCACGACTAAAAAATCAATTGAGGTTTGTGCAGTTCAAAAACCTCACTTACATCAGTTAAGGTGTAGTATATATCTGTTGATATCTAGATTACAGCAATTAAAACATCACATACGTCATTTAAGTCTGAAAGAACCCTTTTAATAAAAATTAATATGAAAACAACTAAAAAATCTCATTTAGAGATGAAAGCAGACAAAAATAAATCACTGCGAAAAAGAGGAGCAGTTCTGACTGTTGTTGGGTTGAAGAGATTGCAAACTGCAATTTTAGAAGAAGAGAGACAAAAAAGAGGAAGTAAACGTTTTACCCAAGTAGAATTAAGCGATCGCATTGGAATTTCTACCTCTAGTTTAAGCCGTTTATGGTCTTTGAATTCGAGGATAGATCCGCGTACCATGCGAATCTGCTTTAGTGCTTTTGATTTAGTGTTGCATGAAGATGATTACACCCTATATGATGCCAATGATATGGATTTCCTGCGGGAATATTCGCCAGAAGATAGACAACTGATAGATCGAGATTTATCTGCAAATTCAGCTAATGCAGATTTATTACCAGAAAGTGAATTGTCGGGGGAACAACAAACAATCACACCAAATACTGCACCATCTCAAATTGTTTCCGTCTTTCTCGGCGAAGAGAAAATTAAGAGTGAAATGACACTCAATAAACAAAGCGATTACAACGATGGAACAAAGATTAGTGAATATATAAAATATCCCTGTGCTCCTTTATCTTTAGATTCTAAATTCTATATTCCTCGTCCTCCATTAGAAGAACTAGCATATCAAGAAATTACTCAACCGGGATGCGTCATTCGCATTCAAGGTTGTCGAGGCATGGGTAAAACTTCTCTGATGTTGCGGATTGTAGCTCATACCAGAATGTTAGGGTATGAAACTGCAAAAATCAATATCGCTCAAGTTGATATTGATGTTTTGCGAAAACCTCAATTATTCATGCAATGGTTAGCTGCTAGTATTGCTCGTCAACTAGGCAGGGAATTTAATGTCGATAAACATTGGGACGAAGAAATAGGTAGTAAACTCAGCTGCACTCTTTATCTAAAAGAATGTTTGCTTGCACCTTTAGAAAAACCTTTACT encodes:
- a CDS encoding AAA-like domain-containing protein, translated to MKTTKKSHLEMKADKNKSLRKRGAVLTVVGLKRLQTAILEEERQKRGSKRFTQVELSDRIGISTSSLSRLWSLNSRIDPRTMRICFSAFDLVLHEDDYTLYDANDMDFLREYSPEDRQLIDRDLSANSANADLLPESELSGEQQTITPNTAPSQIVSVFLGEEKIKSEMTLNKQSDYNDGTKISEYIKYPCAPLSLDSKFYIPRPPLEELAYQEITQPGCVIRIQGCRGMGKTSLMLRIVAHTRMLGYETAKINIAQVDIDVLRKPQLFMQWLAASIARQLGREFNVDKHWDEEIGSKLSCTLYLKECLLAPLEKPLLLVLDEVQHIFEYPDLANEFLPLLRSWQEEAQQDEVWTKLRLVIVYSTDVCLSIEINQSPFNIGLPLKLSEFTSEQVIELANRYGIDWQQNKQVQQLMELIGGHPALLNITLYHLLYHKLTLEEILQTAITEVGIYRQHLQNLLNKLQKNTQLLDTMKIFLTKDENIDLDILTAYQLENMGLIQLQQQKWVISCQLYRDFLKKYLMS